TGGTGTAACAAGCTCACCTGGTGATTCTGGCTCAGGAACCATTCCAAGATtgtcctgtaaaaaaaacaaaaaaacaagattagcAAAATCTCAACAGTGTACTAAATAATCTTACATTTGGCCAAATACTGGCGCCAGTGGACTAGCGGTTAGTTCATGTGCCCCCAAATAGAGTctgtagtcctcgaagcagGTGGCCCTAGTTTGAGTTTAACCTTTGacttctttcccacatgtcatccccactctctctctcaatccaGTCCCCTGTactctcataaaaaaaaaaagactcaaaaggctaaaaataaaaaatgtaaaaaaaaaaggtcaaataaagaaaacttaaaaataaagttCAGCTGTATTTTTAGATGAATGCATCCTGCGATGTGGCTGAAAGTTTCCTTTGTAGTCTTACAGAATCTTATCACACGTGCTCTGTGGAAAGGATCAAACGAGCCACATCAGGCGAGTGAGACATACCCACGCTGTCGGTGGCTTGAGTCTGCAGGGAAGAAATCTCCctgttaaagtgttttttaacattgaaaatgtttgataaaagGGCATAGGATTTTAGTTAGAATATAAAAGTAAAGCTTGTTGCATTTTCTCTTGGAAGACATTGTTTACAGGATAGTAGGACACAGGATAGAACAGTTTTCAGATCTAATCTGTCAACTCTCGTCATTAAAACAGCCCGGGGTCACATCCTATCTTCCTTTTCAGCGTCTGTGCTGGGGctacaaacataaataatgttTGTCAGCAATTAAGATATCTAAAGCTGAAGCCCAGCACAGTGAAGTGCTACTGCAAAAAGATTGTCCAAAATCTTCTTAAAATTtactaaaataaactttttagcAGGGAAGGATAAACGCCCTGACAGACCATGTTTTCTGGGTTAATTGCAAACAGCTGTTGGGATTACAAACGCCTTCTTCACTAACCTCAAAAAGTTCACAGAAACAAGAAAATTACCTGATTTAAGTTATTTCCTTGGAATCAATAATGTGCCTCTGCTGAGATTGTGGCAGCAAAGACTCAGCAGTCTCAGCTAAGAAGCTCTGGTTGCACAAACACTATTGATTTATGGGGAAGACGGACTGACACAGGAGGATATGCGACACAGTTGCAGTGCGTTTGATTTCTTACAGACTGTAATGTTAGAAGTTTATCTTAAATTGGGGTTAAACATTAATTTAAAGGCTCACTAGCTGCGGTGGTATGAAGAGTCAGGGGTTAACAAAGAAtaagaaacacataaaaacaagtcaaacTACATccacaacaaagagaaaatgtatGTGCACATTCTACCTTTGGCTTATTTGGATGGCCTCGGCTTGGGCTTTGGACAGCTGAACTTTCTGCAGCCCCAAATATGTTGCTGGTCGGTCCACCTGGAGGTACAGGTCTCTGTGGCTGAGCATGAGGTGCAGGGTCCCCAAATATTCCACTACTCTTCCCACCTACATGAAAGGATGGCCAAAATGCATGTTATGGTTTCAACAGTGTCATAGAAACAATTCTGTCACTGAAAGACTCGTAAACTGCCCTCCCAGTAGGTTTGGTGGTGGGCAAAACTATACCCTCATATTCTGTACAGATACTACACTGAGGGACgtgagaagaccattttcaagGATGAAAATCTCACAGAGAAAAATCCACAGATAAGGAATTCAGGGTGACTCTACAGTGCCAGCTTGGAGAGTATTTTCCAACAGTAGACGAGACTGTAAACATGATTTACTATAGGCTACCACATACTTCACAAATCTGGAGGTGGCTCGAAATGAGGAACAGAACACAGTGAGTGGTTTATGTTGGAGTTATCACATTATAGTAACAAATTTCACACCCTAGACCTTGAGAGGGCCTGGCCTGCCTCTGCACATCCTTTACCCCTGACATGCTGGCCTGACCTGGAGGATTGGAGCGTCTAGGTGCACTCTGGGTCTGGGGCTCCTCTGGCGCAGAGAAAACCTTAGAGGCCATCTTATTAGGTCTTCTCGATGCTGCAGCGTCCTCTTCATAGCCCCCAAACAGGTTACTGGAGCCACCTCCGGGAGGCTGCAACACCCTGCAGAATATGAAAGAACATCAGCACCACTTTTATAGGATCGTATTTGGATCAATAAACACGTGCAAGTGTGATCTGgcacatttctgacattttatagACCAAACCCCCCCCTAAAGTGAAAGGATGTCTTTGAGTCAAGGATGTTGATATTTACTGGTAACTAAGAAACATGCCGTATATTTGCATGCTGACACACAAAGAGGATAAGTAAAAACCCTGAGTCACCTGGCCTTAAACACGTTACAGCACAGCCGACAGCCTGAGACAAATAACAGGTTATTTGATTACACACCCTGTATGGCGCCATATGTCTAAAATCTCTCTAGTATGGTGACCCTATGGCTTGTTAAAAGCTTGTGCACATGTGAACCCTCTATTTTCTGAAAATTACCTAAGAAGTGACACGCTTGATTGGACCTCCTTTGACTTGAACAATATGGTTCATGTTGTTTACGTCAAAGTCTTAAAGTCACCAAATAAAGATTAATCTATCTTAAGAAAATGTTAGATacagtaaaacttcaaataaaggcCCATCCCTGTTTAAAGTCCAGTCCCTATTACCATCCTGGTGTTGCCATACATTAAGACATATAAAGAGCAGCTCTCAATTTGAGGCTGCTTTAAATTTAGTGTTGAAACAGTTTGTGGATGGAGCGcagatagcctagcagttaggtAGCGCCACATTCAGGAGGCTAtagccctccaagcgggcggcccaggttcaagtccggcctgtggctcctttccccgcatgtcactccccactctctcaccccCGTTTCCTACTCTGtcaactgtcctatcaaataaaaggcaaaaataaagaataaatgaatctttaaaaaaaaaaaagtttgtcaatCGCAATTAAGGATAGAAAGAAGCATGacacaacaaataaagatgGACCACAACATCTGTTCAAGAAAGACAGAATCATGCCTGTATGTGTGCAGGCCGTGACGCTGGTTTGTAATCTGTTTTGCAAAGCCAGATCAAATTAGTgctttgtttaatttgtttacttatttcttatttttatagacagttaaatattatttttttgtgtaatttggCCTTTCACATCTTTGCTGTGCACGagatttgtttgaaaataatcaaaGGCCCCTCCCTAATAAAGGCAGGGTCATTTCATAGCCTGAAGTTTAACAGTATGTGGTCATTCAAACCTTGTGAATGAGATAATGTGCTACTTTTACTAGCGAGtaaatgtagaaatacattttaatcatAACCTTGAGCTCAGGGATGTTTTGATGAGCATTATTTAGACCAAACTACTCATCAGTTAATAGAGTAATCCTTTACTTAAAGTAGTTAAGTGCAGCTCTATTTCACCGAGCCTAATCACCAAAGCTGATACTTATCAGAGGATGTAATCCCTTATTCCCAGGGGAAAGTGAAACATGTTGGTcttcacattaaacacacaaaaatcatgCGAGTGAAAACAGTGAGTCATCTGACCGTAACCATGTTACAGTACAGCCGACAGCTTAATAAGCCATATAACATGTTATGTCATTACACACCCGGTTTGGCGCCATATGTGTAATAATCTTCTAGTTTAGGAGCCTTAATGTTTAACTAGCATACGTGACTAAATGCCCCAGCACATGTTGACGCTGTGTTTCTAGGGAATGACCCAGGAAGTGATATTTTTGAGTCAGAAACAGGAGACTGGACCTCCTTTGACTGGAACAATGTGGCCCATGTTGCGAGTACAAAGAGGAGTCTGAAGAGGATTTCCCACTTCCGCAGGGCAGCCGCAGACAACGCCTGCTGAGCTAGCTTCTTCACTTTTAAGTCTGCTAACTCACACCAAGCTAGCTCAACTTTAACGACCAGTCAGAGTTAGCTGTAAATGTTCTCGTAACAAATCCTAAAGTGTTAACAATATGTTTGAATACACCAACAGAGCACAGCTACGACGAGCTGCTGTCACATAATGTTAACCTACATTATGATGCGATCTGTACAGCCGGCTCCAAATAACACATCGAAGGCCGTTTATATTCAAATCTAAACAAGcttaaacatttatattttcttcacCTCGAACTTGGTTTGGATCCAGTCTCCAACCCTTGGAACATGTTCGTCGAAgtcatggtgttttttttgttttttttgttttgaggcTTCTAGTTCCGCAGATAACTTCGTCAGTTTGCCAACTGGACGTCCAAGTAAGTTTTCGCTGTCTGCGCATGCCCAGCCGAAGACGGAGTGAGGAATTTGAGACCACCCCGCAGTGACACGGAGGAATGTGATTGGTCCACTGCCAACCTGCTGAGCGTGGGGAGCGCTCGTTTCAAATCACCGGACACCCCGCCcaccaaataaaaatgtatcgtCGTAGAGACTCGAGACTGTTACTTTGGTCATAGTAGCACTGAAGCTACTGGGTTTTATTTAATGTTACATCAAATGTGGTCTGTGTTATTTACGGAAAAGGATTAGAGTAAGACACGagaaattaatgaataaaataatgtaaagaaaaaaaaaactaacaagaGGAGGAAACTTTTTGTCATTATGTACTTCAAGAAAAACGTTGAAATGTCGAGAATAAAATCgaaatacatttttgagaaTAAAGTTAAAATGTACCGAAATTGTATTTCAACTATGTTCTCGACATAtcgacttttttttctcaatatttcAACTTAATTATCGAAATGTTTTTTTCGACCTCATGTTAAAGGATTAGGGCCATAAGAAATTATAGGTTGAGATTTAACACATCTACATCTAGACTGAACGAAGGATATGTATGCTGATGAACAAAAATCCTATGGTGAcatattttctttcttgctAGCTGTAACGTTGAAGCCCAGCCCATGTTTCTGGGTGATTGTCGGCAAAAGCCAAAGTATAAATCGAGTGCATCCCAAGAGTTCCACCAGTTGATTTGACAATCAAAATGTCAATCACTTCTAGGCGGAACTTATTTTCAGACCGAAAATAACTCTAATATAATTTATTTGAAATGCCACTTGATTATTAAGTAAATATATGATACTGTCGAAGAGAGAATCAAGCTTAGTATTATGAAAATAATGATCTGGAATCTTTTACGGCACGACAGGAAGAGAACGTCAATTGGTCCCTCGCAGTAGTCCTCTCACCAATCATTGGCGGAGCTTTCTGTCACTCAATTTTTAACCGTCGTCCTCGTGTACTTGCGACCAATCACACGATTTGTTTTCGAGTAGTAGTGGGCGTGTCTAAGCGCGTGGGCAATCGAACCGCAGGAACTGTCAGCGGTAACAAGCTGGACTGTTGCCGTCAGCTAGCAATGCTAGCCCGTGTTTCTTTTGGGAATACCTCCATCGGGACTCTACTCAAGGTAATTGCTGAACTTTGACAACGCTTTTCTACATCACAAGCTGAATGAGGCGCCACATATCGTGTTACGttgagttttgttttggttcGTTTGACCAGCACAGCCTTAACGTTAGCTAGCCGACATTAGCAGCCATGCTAGCTCCCACGTTATGGATGTAGAGAttgttgtatgtgtgttgtatgtgtgttaTACTTTAACAAAACTTCAACAAAGTTAACGACAGCTGTTTGTAAAGATAATTCAAGCGGTACCACTTTAGACATTTAAAGTAACATTACACTGTAAGACAAGTGTTATGACAACTAGACACTGAGCTGCTTTCACTGAAACACTGCAGGGGAATACAAAGTAAGAAGTGTTATTATATCATGCAGAGggttttaatatgttttttaaagtgtttattcaAGTTTCAAGTTAGATTAAAACGACCAGAGTGTATGTCAGAGTGTAATAACATCCATACTTGTTGCCTTTACAGTACATGCTGTCAATGAGTCTTTTGAGGTGTAGTAAATAAAACCTTTATGAGTCAGTTCTTGTAGTCATTGATGTTAGTTCAGTTACATCTAGTGGCTTATTGACTCTGTCTGACATTAAGGTcttaaatgacagaaaacagctgtgtgtggcTGCAGAAAGCAGGGGAGCGTTATTACAATCATGTTACTCATGTACAAATAATCTTTCTTTGTTCAGCTTTCTAATTTTGTCATCCCTCTGCACTGCAATCATCCTGGTCCTTCTGATAAAAGCAGTCAGTGCCTAACAATGAGGCAAAATGATATTAATATTCCTATGATGTTTACTCATTTCAACACATTTATAATGCCATACACACTCGCTTTGACACGCACCGGGTAAATAAAGCCTGATTGTGATTTTGAAGTGTGATTAATTGTTTGTATGAGATTATAGTAATGTTAGCTAATAGGGTTATGTGGTCAGTATTTACAAAGGCATGCTCTTTATGAAATAAATTGCTTTACAGACATGATTTGTGCAGGCGACGGTGACGTAGTGACAAGCAAAGTCCACTTGCAGACAGCTTTATAACACTATCTGTGATTATCAATTCAAATGAGCGCATCCGGAATGAACAAGAGCGAAATCTTCTCTAATTCGTGCATTAATGATCTGTAATGTGACCGAGGTGTTGTGGTTTTTATTCCTTGTTTGTAAGTTGTGGAGTAATGTTGTTGCTGATAGAAAACAGTTGAACTGCGCAGGGAGTTCAGCTCAGTCGAAGCAGAGCAAGCAGAGAGGGCAGAAAGCGGAGGAATCGCTATCGGTTTTATTATGCTCAGTTTGGTCAGTATTTGTAAATCTAACCGGTCGGACTCATGGTGAAAAGGAAGAAGACGTCGCCCGGCACAGAAGAGCATGAAAATGGGTAAattaatgtttgaaataaacactttatttaGAGGTCGATTGCACCGAGGGGTTTCGTTGTCGTTTCTGCAGGGCGCTAAACTGAAAAGCGCTCGCATTTGAATTTAGTTGAAATTCAACCcgaaaaatgtcattttgagcGGAAAGGGACTTAGTAAAACACCCCCGTTAGTTACTGAAGTGTGCTAGTTGTTGAATATAATTTATTTGGAGACGTTAAATGGAAATATTTGGTGTTGTTTTGTCGGGACTGGAGAGGGGATTTGAAACAAACAGCGGCGGCCATGTTGAGAGACACTGTACGTCGTCTTTAGAAGTTAATTTCGCACACCGCTTTGCTCCTAATGTGACAATTTGTCCCTGAATGTGTTTTTGGCAGCATGACACCGGGCTCCAGGGAGGGGATCGGTGTCGATGGGAGGAGGAATCCGTCCAGAAAGCCCGAAGGTTGCGACGAGGAGGAGAGCGGAGAGCAGGCGAGCGAGGAGCGCAGTACAAAGGGAGACGACGGAGTGGAGATCCTTAATCCATCAGCCACGGCTCTCAGCCCCGGTTCAGCTCCGGTCCTCCCCGCCTCTCCGCCGAACCGAGCCGTTCTGGGCTCGACCCAGCATCCCCAGACCTCCGCGGAGCCCGCCCCTCAGTGTCAGGACCAGCATCATTTTCTGCGATCCAGCGTCCGACCTCCGAGCAAACGGATCCGGAAGGATTCAATCGGCTCGGCCATCAATGGACATGGCGGGGCGAAATCGAAAGGTACCGTAGGTGACCGGCTTCTGGGAAAAGTGTGCATGGCTGGGATTAGCAGGGGGGGGGTCGGTGTCCTCACTAATaagtgtgtcactgtgtttgtgtatcagtGATGGTGGGCTCACTGATGTGTTGCTGCTGCATGTTCCCTCTGTGGGCTGCCGGCTCTCTGAAGCATCCTGTGAACACTTTGTGAGGAGAGTTACTCCTGAAACATCGCAATGAAGCTGTCATCCGACCCCTTTAATTTACAATGTATGCTCAACATGTCATCATAAGTTCAAAAACACAAGGCTGTTATGACTGTCCTTATCGGGTGTAGTAAAATGAAACAGGCGGAGGAGTGGTGAAGTGTCTGCATAGAAATACAAACAAGACGGGGGAGCTGcacactgttttcttttctctgtgaaGTAGTAAAAATGGAAACGTTGACTTGATCCTCTGCTCCAAACAGTTGTTGattaaattcaattattttttcgAGAATATatttgagacaaaaaaaagtagaattaTCCAAACACGTCACCAAAATAACCGTGAAGTGTTTGTGATGAATAGTTTCTCACACCGCGTCACCGTGGTGAGTGGACATATTTTCAGAGGCTGTCCCAGAAAAAACTACACTGAGAGGTGATTATTAAATACAGACTTTTGAGCccaaattatttaaataatgataaacacaaatcaacatgtGCAGAAGGGTCAGGGTCTCTGTACatcagtctcacctgtttgcTCAGGCGTCTCCTTCTTTGTTGTAAACCAGTCATTGAAGTGTTTCACCAccaaacagaacaaacattcTTCTTACTCGAGTGTTtgatgttctcacacacacacacacacttatttcactttgtgttatttttacttGCTCTGTGATTGTGATATCAAAAGGCACTTTAAGACTGAGATCAGGTGGAAGGAaacattttcagtctcttgaagAATTTGAGCGCTCTGACAGGTCGGACTGgtgctttttgttgttgttgttgggaagAGAAAGAGGCCGTGATTGTTTCCTCACATTTATATTTAGATTTCCAGAGCGGTTTGATAGGACGCTATATTGGTTCACGtctattttaaaagaaacaccACTGCGTTGGATCCTGTGAGCAGccacacacatttgcatttgtaaatgaaaaccCATTTTGGCTGAAAACCCGCAGTTGCTGCAACAGCCCAGTCCTCTGTTTTAGTGTTGAAGCCTGCTGGCTTCATGCTCGGTGCTGGAGGGAGCTCGGACACTAGAGCCCACCACGAGTTGGTTTTGGAGCATGGTACTGTGGATCTGGCTGTAGGGACTGATTGCTTTTCCTGCCTCCATGCCAGAGCTGAACCACAGAGGGGGAAGCTCTGCAGGTTTTGCAGGGTAACGGCTGTGGGCGgctttgtgtgcatgtattgAAACATTTCCAGAACACAATTGTTTAATTTCCTCCATGTTAAACAAATCACCCAGAGCAGTAAAGAGAAATAATTTTTACCCTGATACTGAAGCTGTTtgtgctctcgctctctctgtctgtgcaaCACAGGAGCAGAGAACGGCTCCTCCTCTCAGGGGACGCTTGGACAGTCGGGGCCGGTGGTCGGCTCCACAGGAGGAGTGTCCAAGACATTGAAGGGCCAGGGGTCGGCTGAGAAGGAGGAACAATCTGGAAACCAGAAGAGAGCCCGTCGTCAGTGGGAGTCCTGGAGCGCTGAggacaaaaacagcttttttgagGGTCTCTACGAGGTACAGAGAGTATCCAGATCGATACGTGTAAAAGTGTTGGCTTTAATTTGTTTCTTAAAACAATCTTTTAAATATCTTCTTAACGTTTCTTTTGGCTACTTCTTCTGCAGCACGGGAAGGATTTTGAGGCCATCCAGAACAACATCGCGATGAAGTACAAGAAAAGAGGCAAACCGGCCAACATGGTGAAGAACAAGGAGCAGGTCCGACACTTCTACTACCGCACCTGGCACAAGATCTCCAAACACATCGACTTCTCCAGCGGTGAGACGCCCTTTAACCTCGTCACACGAGAAGCAAAGAACAGCATTCATTCTAGAGGAGGAGAGGCTTGGcaatttgttttgaaatgcaagaaaaaaaaaacttccataatcaaatttgtttcaatCGGGAGaatcaaaatattgttttactgTTCCCACCCTTTGATCAGCTGAGAGATGTAGTCCTTGTTTGCCTCTCTCCTGAACATTCAGCCTCATCGTGTTGTGACTTTCTCGACCTCCTTCCTCCTCAGTGTACTCCAGAGCTCTGAAGAAATCCTCCCAAGAACTCTACGGCCTCATCTGCTACGCCGAGCTCCGCAAAAAAGTTGGAGGATGTAAGTGAAAGCCGTGCATTTGTTTTTCACTGTGCGTGTTTTCCTGCTGGTAGTTTGGGACACGAGGGATGTGATTAAAGTCGGTGTGTGTTCCCCGGTCATGAGGGGACAGCTGCTCCTGAGGGACCATGCTCTAAACgtctctctgctttttctttttgtctctgacaGTAATGGATGATAAGAACGTGGCCAAGCTCAACGAACTCATTCAGCAAGGGTAAGAAGAAG
This Labrus bergylta chromosome 16, fLabBer1.1, whole genome shotgun sequence DNA region includes the following protein-coding sequences:
- the jpt2 gene encoding jupiter microtubule associated homolog 2 isoform X1, whose translation is MTSTNMFQGLETGSKPSSRVLQPPGGGSSNLFGGYEEDAAASRRPNKMASKVFSAPEEPQTQSAPRRSNPPGGKSSGIFGDPAPHAQPQRPVPPGGPTSNIFGAAESSAVQSPSRGHPNKPKVDNLGMVPEPESPAPAAKVSQPEVKVEAAPPAPAPTPVLAPAPVLAPAPVPAKEVPAVEVAAPPQPEPPSSSSSSASSSPSQNEETGERKNHEPHLGPKPRSHNRVLNPPGGKSSVVFY
- the jpt2 gene encoding jupiter microtubule associated homolog 2 isoform X2 — protein: MTSTNMFQGLETGSKPSSRVLQPPGGGSSNLFGGYEEDAAASRRPNKMASKVFSAPEEPQTQSAPRRSNPPGGKSSGIFGDPAPHAQPQRPVPPGGPTSNIFGAAESSAVQSPSRGHPNKPKDNLGMVPEPESPAPAAKVSQPEVKVEAAPPAPAPTPVLAPAPVLAPAPVPAKEVPAVEVAAPPQPEPPSSSSSSASSSPSQNEETGERKNHEPHLGPKPRSHNRVLNPPGGKSSVVFY